In Streptosporangiales bacterium, the genomic stretch GCTCCTTGGCCAGTTGCTCCGCTTCCGCGCGGTCCAGGGCGCGGTCGATCGCTGCGGCACGGCGGCGGTCTGCGCGCACCCACTGCACGAACAGCGCGCCTAGCACCACGAGAACCGGGATCTCGCCGAACGCCCAGCCGATGCCGCCGCCGAGCTGCTGGTCGGCCACCAGGTCCGGCAGCCAGTCGATCTGCAGCAGCCGGTAGTACTCGCCCGCGATCGGCCGGCCGAACGACATCAGCGCCACGGAGAAGAACGCGTGCCCGGCCATCACGGCGAGCAGCAGCACCATGCGCATCGGGTACGGCAGCCGCCGCGATCCGGGGTCGATGCCGACGAGTACCCAGAAGAAGAGTCCACCGGAGAGCAGGAAGTGCACCTGCATGGCCAGGTGACCCCAGTGGTCACGCATCAGCAAGTCGAACAGGCCGGTGAAGTAGACGAGGTACAGGCTGACCACGAAGATCGCGCTGGCCACCAACGGGTGGGTGAGGAACCGTACGACCTTGCTCTTCAACAGGTCGAGCAGCAGCTGGCGCAGTCCCGTACGGTCCCGGTGCGCCGGCAGCGCACGCAATGCCAACGTGATCGGCCCGGCGAGCACCAGCAGGATCGGCACCAGCATGTTGAACGACATGTGCTGCACCATGTGCACGCTGAACAGCACCGCCGCGTACTTGCCGACCCCGGTGCAGGTCAGTACGACGATGACCAGCAGACCGGCGTACCAGGAGACCGTGCGCCCTACCGGCCAGGCGTCGCCGCGCGCGCGCAGCACGCGCAGGCCGGTCGCGTACAACGCACCCGCGACCAGCGCGAAGGTGAGCCAGTAGCCGTCCGGGTAGATCTCCGTGACCAACCGCCACGGCTGGAACGGCGGCGGAGGCGGGAACCCGTGGATCGACTCGGCCACGGAGATCGTGCCGGAGCCGTCGTCCGGCACCGGCGGCACCGACCGGGAGATGCCCACCGCCAGGCCGACGGTGGCCCCCATCACCGCCAGCTCGACCGCGGCCAGCC encodes the following:
- a CDS encoding copper resistance protein CopD, which encodes MTEQTSPPATRPGQWWPWSYALGVLLLGGGVLALALWVGGGTPTEAPPGLPDPGPFVGWALPGARLLTDVATVLAAGLTLTAALLLPPGEQTTGGLTVAGRRLVRTAGVAAGVGLVTAAAELVLTYADFLGIPVTAAVADAGLSSFVVEIVQGRALLAQLVLLGVVVLAVSSARTTRGAGGLALAAVAAATVPALSGHSAGASDHMLAQASLLVHISAATLWLGGLAGVALLARRGDAPLATVAGRFSTLALWCVVAVGLSGLANAWVRLGTPAEIASSYGVLVIGKTVALVALGALGWWHRARTLPRLATSRRPFVRLAAVELAVMGATVGLAVGISRSVPPVPDDGSGTISVAESIHGFPPPPPFQPWRLVTEIYPDGYWLTFALVAGALYATGLRVLRARGDAWPVGRTVSWYAGLLVIVVLTCTGVGKYAAVLFSVHMVQHMSFNMLVPILLVLAGPITLALRALPAHRDRTGLRQLLLDLLKSKVVRFLTHPLVASAIFVVSLYLVYFTGLFDLLMRDHWGHLAMQVHFLLSGGLFFWVLVGIDPGSRRLPYPMRMVLLLAVMAGHAFFSVALMSFGRPIAGEYYRLLQIDWLPDLVADQQLGGGIGWAFGEIPVLVVLGALFVQWVRADRRRAAAIDRALDRAEAEQLAKERENGQTLG